The stretch of DNA ttcaaaatcaactcaatatcaactaatttaactcatttccaaagttTAAAAGAATTGGTTCAGCAATAAATCATTTATCAAAgaccaaattaattaaatcaacCCAGGCTGAATTTCAAGAGTATTCTATCTTTcacatcatcaaaataattgactcaatccaaaccaatcctcaacgaattaaactcatatttcaaatctttaagAATCAACTTGAAAAGCATTCTGTTTCACAAAATCACACAATAATCCGTTCatcaaaaccaaataataatccATTCAAACATATAATTACATTCATCCAGGATAATCAACATCACATAAGGCTTATATAATCACCAAATACATTATcgcacatcagtatccatatataataattccgacatataaaatatagtttttggaaagcgcccctacctcaaaacgcaattCCATAACCCAAATGCCTCATCAAGTCCTTTCTATCTCAAACCGGACTGACGACAACCAAAACCTCAGTTCTAAGCTACTTTCGCAACAGTCTCAACAACTCTAATCGCAACATATAACAACCGAACTCAATCTCATAGCAATTAATGCCACAACCTCACCGCATGATAACAGAACGGTAACTAAAGGACTTTCAAATCGAAACACTTACCGAACTGAAGGAGCGGCTGAACCGAAACAGCAGCTGTCTCCAAGCCGGTTCGGCGGCAACCCGGCAGTCAGCCCCAAGCAGCAGCGGCGATCTGAACCACACGCAGCAACAATGAAGTTCCAGGAAACTCAACTGAAGGGAAACTCAACTTAAAAGCCTTACCGACAGTGGAGCTCGGTGGCGGCAGCGGCATTCCCGGCGATTGAGGCTTGGCCAGAAGCTCCGGcggtgatcccggaagtcacaGAACCACTCCCGGCGGCCAGAATCACAGAGATGCAGCTCCCTTCTCCAGTCAGATCCAATAACCGTATGAGGATCAGCCCCAACTCACAACGCCATTTCCTCCTCCCTTCATGCTTGACGGCGGCAGACCTAGCAGGAAAGGGACTCTCGGCGTGGCGGAACGACGGCGGTCGGTGGCGCGTCAGCGGCGACTAGACGCAGCTCCTCCAGCTCGCGTTTCCTTCTCTCCCAGCGTCGCCCAGTCTCGGCCTTCCTCCTCCTTCGAGTTCGACGGAAATGGACCCACAGCGGCGCTGTGCTTCCTCCATGATTGCGGGCCCGACGGTGGCACAGCAGTGAGGATGACAATGGCAGACTCCAGACACGGCCCCTTCCTCTCCTCACACGTTTCTCTCTCTCTCGGTTCTCCATCATCAGCGATAAGGACGGCGTAGCGAGGATGCGACGAGCAGCTGTGGAACGCAGCTCGTGGTGAGGTGCGGTGAGGACGATTGGCGGCGCGGTGAGCCTCCTTCCCCCTCCACGCCGGCAAACCTTTCTCCCTTCACCCTCAAATTCGTTTCTTCCTTCATCTTGCAGCTGCTGCTGCGGTAGCATTGGTTGGAGGAAAGGAGAAGCAAATTGCGTTACTGCTGCTAGGTAGGGTGGGAAGGAAATCGGGTTATGggttaggttttttttttagaaaattaggGCTAGGAGCAAATtggtaatttcaaataaaaattggaaataatatagtaattgaaatccaaattaaatccaacactaattgtatatagaaaatactatttgaTCATCcatttttacaaattacttttaataaaatgcccaaatcaaataattagaaataatatacttaatttcttcattttccaaaatagcagtattaatatttaaaatattacttatctaatccaaatcatacaaaattcttattatttcataactatcaactttataattcaaatatagaaaataatccaataattataaaattggataataatcataactcatctcaaattcaataaatcaaaacttgccttacttatctttaataaaataatttctgaaattaaggctataaataactatgatttgagacttgatcattataagacttttcaaaagttttgggtcttacaatacccaccatcaacatggtttcacccacaaatccacctcaatcattcatcaagcatatatcataaCATGCATTTTCCTCATACATcacaccatcaaggcatcaatattcataatcacatatatgatcacatcatatatctcaaccatttaacaacatcaacaattcaatgtctatcttagggcctctagcctaagtttttatACCACATTAGATTTTAGATACAgaaaaccgagaccataccttagtcGATTTCCCCACGCtaaaccggagcacttccaaatcacttgtCCACAAGTTTTCAAGGCCttaacacctccaagaacagatttttatCACCAAAACCCTCTTCTAAGCTTTTCAAAACctcaatcaagctccaatattcacatacacaCTACCTAAGTCACAATTATCATACCCAAACACCACAACTCAATACCCAAGCATCATAAATCAACAAATTATACTAAGATTGAGAAtattaccacacccaaggttcaaggagacaagattactcttctccttcaagagagttgggtcctataacatcaaagagctcAAAATCTCAATCCATTTCTCCATGAAACTTGAAATTTAGGGATGAAGAACTAAAATGATtttgtggcttacctcaagaataAAGTGGTTAGAGCACTTTGCGGTGATTCTATTTCAACAACACCCCACAATTCACATAACAAAAAAGTTGCAATCTTTGAAGCCaaaaatacaacaaaattaAGATTGTTAGATGACAACACCCCACAATCAACCCAAAAAAAAGTGAGATGTTTAAActaaaagtttgaggcaaacctTTTATTCTAGAACCAAACCTTGATTTGCTTTGGTTCAATGTTAGAATGAAGGCGCACTCTCGGATAAGTTGTTGCCACCTGAGAAAACTTGGTTTTGGACACTCAGCATAGACCCTTTCAGGAGCTTCAACCTGTTCAGCAGTGTACCTCGCATATTTCCCAGAATTAAGGTGCTTATATAAAACATCGATTTCTGTTCAGTTTGCAATAGGTATTTTAATGTTTAGTTAATTACTTCATCAATGAATATTCATCCACAAAATAAGCAAACAATCTTGATTCGATACCTGTTGGAGACCAAGAGGACCCAAAGACCTTGGTTCTTCTTCAATATCATTTCAAAAGCTTTGGTCTTCTGAAAGTTACAAAATAATAGTTTCTGTAAACTTCATCcatggaaaaaaaattcaatatgaGTAAATTAAACATCCAACCTTATGAGAAAAAAACtccaaaatatagaaaaaaaacacacaaaatatcCAACACACTTTTattcaaacttaaaaaattaatgatatgagaaacataaaaattgaaGCAGCACTACAAAGAGGAGATTATCGTGTTGGTGGGCGTCAATCGGGGGGAGCAGGATCGCAACAAGTTTGGTGCGTGAGGGGGAGGCCGTCAAGCAACATGAGGTGGCGAACTTCAACGGCCACGCTAACGATGGCCAGTGTCGCTGCAGCATGATGGAGGGCGACATGAGGGAGGACGCGCCCGCTGAGGCGCGATTGAAGAGGGCGACACGAAAGGGGCTTGGTGCGGTGGATGATGGCAATGCGAGGGAGAAAGAGAGAACGTCTGTgttgagagaaaagaaaaagaagaatgacgCTGAGAGAGAATTAGAATTAGAGTTAATGTTAAAAAATACTGACCCTaatatttgaattcaaaattactaattattaaaaattaattaagttaattattatatcattttaatttttttaaattttattatacacattgtatattaaatatattgGTTCGTCATACTTTCTCAATTTTAATGTAATTCTCAATTTTAATGTAAGAAGCTCTTATTAAATGCAGGGaacaaattctgaaaatatttcaccATGTCCAAAAAACAATTACAATATCCTTGCTTTTAGCATTAGCTAAAACTATACTTATATACGAAATTTGTCTTTATCAAATGATCATATGATTAATTAGCTTTTACAATATTTACTAATTGTGGTAAACTCTAGGAAGTACAGACACGTCTAAAACATACAATACGGATACTCTTGCAATATAATTGGATAATAAgtctaaaatatttatactcatgTCGATCTAttctttagtttttttaatctGTAAATATGCACAAATTctaacaataaatatttttactcctttttaatgttattttttattctaatttattatttaataatgacaaaatatcaattattatttatatgttttattataTTACGTGAATTGAAATCCAATATACTATAGTTACATGATTTGAAATCCAACAAAATAAAACCTCATTAGAtgaaatatcaataattattcaTCTCTTTTTTTTACATAACAGGCAAGACTAAACAGTTAAGtctgttaaaacttaaaaagaaaaGCCTTCAAAGACAGAAACCAGCCATAAGAAACTTTAGGATTTGCTTTCTTTCTGTTATAATCTCTTGCTTTCTTCTTAATGTTTCTTACTTTTACAAGATTTAGAAAAGCATAATAAAAACAGATTTAGTGATTTCAACTTTTGTTTTTACAAAATCTTGAAAACAAgagatattattttgttaaaaatcaaagaaaccATGTTCAAGTAAATTTGATCTGTTGCACTTATTTAAGCCTAAACCTGTTTTAGATTCCAACTGTGAACCTTTCAGCAGATTTAGTGTTCAATAAAACAATTGAACGAGCTCATCAATTTAAACTTTGAAGTAAAATGTCTTGTACAAACAATCCTCGTGCCACAGAGAAGAGAGGCTCAACCATTAGTACATTTGGCCAGGAACATGATTCCACAAAATGCGCTGGCGCTTGTTCTACAGCAAAGAAAATAAGATGGCAAGAGCACTTGGCGAATTTCACCTCTAGCTTCCAAAATTGCTCTCTTCAACCTCGCTTCCGTCACAAGATATCGGTTCAGAGCTCGCTGTGCTGCTTGTGGCAAGGGGAGAATCAGAAACACCAGCTGCCTTGCTCTTCAAGGAACCACCGGATCTCACGCTGTACATGGAAGAGGCTGGAATGTTTGTCACGTGTGGCCGTATATTTCCCTGAAAGCTTCGTCTTATATCCtgccaaaaaagaaaagaaaccgGAGATAACTTGGTAACTGCCTTGCCTAATATGAAACAGACATAACTCAAGTAATCTTATTTACTCGTGTATTTTAGCAACACATGATTACCATATTTTCTTGCCATGTAGGAGTGAGTTACTTCTAGAGAGTGGCAACTGTTggaaatttattataatataaactTCTACTCTTGTCTAAttgtaattaaaagaaaagacacCTATAGAGATTGTCCTCTCTATGCCCATTGATAACGacatttttcaatttctttctaacCGACGAGAAAAACTTCCATCATGATGAATATCTGAAAGGGGAAAGAGAGAGAAACCAATCGTGAAGTTCCCGGGTATGAAAATCACAACCTTCAAGATCCTATTTAACGTTTCTacttaagttaattttttacaGCAAAAACTCTCAATGTACTAATTTACTTCAAGGCAGTTATTTCAACGACACATATGAAACAGAATGCATAAAGTTATGAACATACCATGTGCCTCATTGCCATATCCAAAGATTTCTTTGAGAGTGTAGTTCCAAATCCAGAGCTACCAGAGGAAGATTTTCCATTAGAATTGTTGTTGGCAGAGTGATGATCAACATGCTTAGGAGGTGCCAATTTTCTCATGTTCACAACTCTTTCAACCATTTTTGTCCCAATGACAACCGGGCTATCTTCGTCGCCATCAGTGAAACGAGCTCTACTCAAAGCATGCAAGGAGCTCTGACCACTATAGGCAGACCCGGTTGAAGGCCGCCCCTTGGACGGCGCGCTTGACTGCCTTCTAGGCTTTTCATTGCTGGTAGCCTCGCCAGAAGATGATGGTGGTCTGGAGCTAGGTGCTCCAGGCCTACTCCTCGTGACTGAAGCCGGCCTTTCAGGCAACGATGTTTTCAAATTCGGAGGAGCATCATGAGAAAATCCAGGCATTTGTGAAGGCTCCCAAGGTCTAGACTTAACTGATGGTGAGATACCACGCGATTGAGCTGGATTCTTTGCAGCTGCAGGGCGTGCTTTTGAAGCAGAAGAAGGCCTAGTCGGAGGAGCAGACACACCAAGTGTCCTTGATGGGGTTGATGATCTAAGATTAGGTGTTGCTGATCTTTGAGAAGCCTTAGGAGCTGTCGAAGAAGATCTTGAAGTAGGTGTTgaggccctggaagtggatcgGGTAGTAGGCGTGGATGATCTCAGTGATGGAGCTGCAGGCTTTGCAGATGTTAAGGTGGGCCTGGAGGAAGGTGTGGAAGGCCTAGAAGTTTTAGTAGTAGAAGGTAATGTTGACCTTCTAGAGGGCGTTGAAGACCTCGAGGAAGCCGAGGATGGAGGCCCAGATGAGGAAGGCTTTTTGTTACTAGTGGTGGAAGAACCATGCCCTGGCATTGTTACATTTTTCTTAGTGACTATATTGGACTTGGTTCTTGAACTAGGTTCTACTTGGATATTAGAAACCTGTAACATGATAATAACAAGAAAGTTGCACATATCAAATCAACTAGAGAAAGAAAACAGAATGTCTCAAATATTCATAGGTggaattttaaaagataacttGTCAATTGAATTTGAGGTTGGTGCATCCAACCAATTGTTATGGTTTTGCAGCATACACAAATTTAGATAGATTAAATTGT from Arachis duranensis cultivar V14167 chromosome 4, aradu.V14167.gnm2.J7QH, whole genome shotgun sequence encodes:
- the LOC110280458 gene encoding uncharacterized protein LOC110280458, with protein sequence MLPQQQLQDEGRNEFEGEGRKVCRRGGGRRLTAPPIVLTAPHHELRSTAARRILATPSLSLMMENREREKRVRRGRGRVWSLPLSSSLLCHRRARNHGGSTAPLWVHFRRTRRRRKAETGRRWERRKRELEELRLVAADAPPTAVVPPRRESLSC
- the LOC107484033 gene encoding cell wall protein DAN4, translated to MVMKERDEELALFLEMRRKEKENEKNNLLFLQDSEELDLSNLESNRENSTISKIVSSVPPRKTGVEEFLNSENDKSDYDWLLSPPDAPLFPTLEKEPHISVKSEAEIHKTRPTALKPRVSNIQVEPSSRTKSNIVTKKNVTMPGHGSSTTSNKKPSSSGPPSSASSRSSTPSRRSTLPSTTKTSRPSTPSSRPTLTSAKPAAPSLRSSTPTTRSTSRASTPTSRSSSTAPKASQRSATPNLRSSTPSRTLGVSAPPTRPSSASKARPAAAKNPAQSRGISPSVKSRPWEPSQMPGFSHDAPPNLKTSLPERPASVTRSRPGAPSSRPPSSSGEATSNEKPRRQSSAPSKGRPSTGSAYSGQSSLHALSRARFTDGDEDSPVVIGTKMVERVVNMRKLAPPKHVDHHSANNNSNGKSSSGSSGFGTTLSKKSLDMAMRHMDIRRSFQGNIRPHVTNIPASSMYSVRSGGSLKSKAAGVSDSPLATSSTASSEPISCDGSEVEESNFGS